The genomic region TCCTTTTCCTGACTTAATTGCAGCTAAAACATCCCCCTTGAGCAGCGTACCATGAGAACCTGATGCCTTTAATGATGATGAATCCAATCCATATTCTGTAATTAGCAACTTTGCAGATGGACTGATCCTTGCAACACCTGTTTTCTGAGCTTTAGCTTCATTTCCATCATCATGATGCATTGGCTTTGCCTCTTTGATTTCAGAACCACTGCTAACACTATTGTTTACTGTCTCAATATCAGCTGGATCCTCAACCTTGCAAAACAATAGGCAATGGTGTTTCCATAAAGTATAAGTGGCTAGTTTAAAGGATGACCTTTCCATAAAGTAACAGTGCAGAAAGAAACTATAGCTATTATTCAATTTAGCTGGCAATTAATAGCAGCCTCTACATTTCTTTTTGGGGGGcaataaaacatattaaaatttagaCTAGAACAATGTCAACCCTTTACAGGTGCAGGCTGGAACCATTAGCAAGCTTACAGATGCCCTACTACTCAGCTATAATAGCATTGGCTGAAAGTTGCTAAGGTCAAAAGTATGTTATACATTTGTACAAGCATTATCACACTTACTGTTATTGCAATAGGTTGACCCACAGCCACATCCTTTGAACCTTCAGGTGCTAGTATCTTAGCCAAGTACCTAAACCCAATATTCCATTTTAAAATGTAAGCAAACATGTTAAAAGTAACAAATAAAGGGCTTCATTATTAACGATTCAAATGCCTCCATACCAATAAGAAGAAGCATCCCAAAAAAACTGGCATTAGCATTAAATTCAAAAGTTCTAAACTCAAAGATGGAACCAAAGCAAGCTATTttaagggaaagagagagggtgataaaataatatacataaatgCTTTGGTTCCCTAGCCTTTTCCTATTCTTTAAACTATACAACTACCAGTTAAAAACAACTAGGACTACTTAACAAAGACACCCAACAAAGCCCTTTTATTCTGTGAAACGCGTTCACGCGTATACCTACATGACCGTGGTTATATTGCATTTCAACTTTATTAAAGTCACAATTTGGACACAATGAATCAGTTTTTAACAACAATATCAGTCACTTCCTCACACTGATCAGACATGCAAAATAAATGGTGATCTATTCTACAAGTAACCAAACACCATGTTAagacacaaatatttaacatcAACCAACTGCAACACAATAATCCTAACATAGAGAAAGAACATTACCCCTCTTCAAGACATTCAAATTCAAGGGTAGCTTTGTCTGTCTCTATCTCACATATAACATCACCCACGTTGATCTGTTAGTTTGAGTAAACAATCAAGAGGCATTTTAATGCAATTATTCTGTATCCCCTAAATGAGAAGCAAGAAGTAGTTCAACAGcagatttaaaatatattaaacacAACAAACCTTGTCTCCTTCTTTCTTTAGCCACTTCGCAATGTTTCCCTGATTCTGTGCATACATATAAAAGCAAACTTAAGCTTCACccagaagaaagaaaatttagcATGATAATCTGAGCAGAAACTAACATCCAATGTTTCTTACCATAGTTGGGGATAATGCTGGCATTCCAACAAGAATATGAGGAGGAAGCGCAGATGCACTTGTCTTAATTGAACTTTTCTCTTGTACATTGTTCTCATTTTTCACATTCTGATTTATTGTTTCCTCTTTAATCTCAGATCCACCTGCCACAGTAGCAGGGATATtttggatatcatcttgatcctCAACCTAGTAAATGCAcaaatgttagttttttttttttcttttactggTAAACTACACACACACCCAATAGATTCAAGACCTCACCCTCCAACCCATTACAAAGAAAGGAAGTACCAGTTGAGCTATTGCTCATTGGCACGTGCCTAATTTAgtttttacaataattaaatacttGAATGGTTAATACAGAAACTATTAAAACAGCAGTGTCACATTAAAATGATATTAactttcccaaaaaaaattaatatctttacaaagtaaataaaatttactgCAGTATGATTttcatgaaaaagaaatggcAATCTTTCATAAAGGATTATCATGAGTTACCGTTATTGCAATAGGTTGTCCAACAGGCACATCTTTTGAACCATCAGGTACCAGTATCTTAGCCAGAAACCTGCAGAATTTAACCCATTACCCATCCAAGAACAGATGTGATAAGCATTTTAGGATGGATCAGAATTTGCACCTTTATGTAGTTCTGATCAACTTAGAATACAAAAGAACTGAAGACCCAGGAAACAGATATGAAGCAAACTATTTCAAAAGACCAATCTAGAAAGAAAACATTCTTATTGCCAATGCCAAATGAAACATCTAATGTGAAGAGTGGTTACTAAACAATTCCTTTCTTTAATAGCTGATGTGCAACACGCATTCAAGCATTATGCATTTTCCAAGCAAATAAACATTACCCCTCCTCAAGACTTTCTAGCTCAAGAGTGGCTTTGTCAGTCTCAATTTCGCATAGTACATCACCCACTTCTATCTGTTAAATTAAATCAACAGTCAGGACAACACAAatttaataatgaaataaataaatttatccccACTTCATTAAgagatttatttttcaacaattatCTTTAAGtatattgaattgaaaataaCTAAGCTTTAATCTTTCAAAACTATATGAAACTTTTGGTATAACTGACCCTATctccttctttcttcctccatttTGCAATGTTACCTTGGCTCTGCACAAAAGAGTAACAATTAAGATTGCGAAACTTCTTGGAAGCAACAAAAGAACAACACACGCATGTGGATAACATCTAAAACCAACTCCTCGCATATCTTACCATTGTAGGAGACATAGCTGGCATCTGGAGTACTGTATGTGAAGAATCTGCAATAACAGTCCAATTGATGATGAAAGTCAGAATATAATTCACTTACACGCATGATTAAGCATGCACAGTAGAGTATTTTCATCATTAGATAATATTAATAGTTGTAAAACCATActgcaaggaaaaaaaaaaaaactaacactaATCTGGTATATGTCAGAATAAAgttaaacaaaatcaaaacaagaagaagacgCCATTTGATGAACATTCATActaataaataagagaaaaggtGATATGTGACATTGCACCAACAATCATGTCACGTAACTTATGAGTCTCtaaaatgataaacaaaatattaaaaaaattattttaaagaattaatttGGGTTCTATGTGAGGGGGATTATAATGAAAAAGTATGATACTTGGAAATTTATGGAAGTTTAAAGAGAAGAGAAGTAATCCTTGAGAGATATgaaggatttcttttcttttccaattttttgtttttggataatttCCATAATGGAAGAACATCAATCGAAAACATTGAGGACATATGATAATTAGAAGAATGAAAAGCAAAATTCTTTCAGAAGTATGcttttgtcaagagttgataagcccttttttttatgaataataaattttattgagtaaagaAAATGGAGTGCACCACACAGGATGTGTACCAAAGGTATATCATAATTAAACTCCAAAGTTACGATGATCAATGAAATCTAATAAGTTTGAAAAAGAGAAACGTTTCAGAACTTTGTATAAAAAGAATTGataagtccttaatttattttacattgCTTATGGAGACATGTGCAAGACTTTTCCATGACAGACCGAGAGTAAGGTTAATTCTAAGTAAAAGCAACAGAGATATACTTTCAAATTTGAACAGTTTAAGGTTATGCACAAgacaaaatataattcaaacCATACTGCTCTCTGTCGCAGTCAGTCATTCTTGGACATTATAttgatttaatataaaaaatgccTTCCTTCATGGAGAACTTCAAGACGAAATATACATGGATCAACCCCCTGGATATGTTGTTACCAGTAGTGAACACATGTTTGTTGAATGCACAAGGCTTTCTTTGGTTTGAAGTAGTCTACTCATCCATAATTAGATCTAatataaatctttttattaacGAACTGTTTTAATGATGTTGGTCAATACCGCTAATTGTTTGGGAAGTTATTTCCAACTATCAATTGCCTGACATTACTTGTTTGATTCGTGTGGTTAGAAAATATATGCATGCTCCGTCCCAGCCCCACTAACAATGAAGCTATTTTTCATATCTCGCATTATCTAAAGGATGATCCTAGAAGAAGACTATTGTACATGACCTTTACTTTTTTGCCTGACAGATTTTCCTGATGCTAACTAGGCTGGTAGTCATTTTGATCGGCAGTCCACTTTTGGCTATTATAGCTTTGTCAAAGGTAATCTTGTTACGTGGCACGGGGAAAAGCAAAATGCTATCACTCATTCTATTGCCGAAGCTAAATATCAAGCTATGGCTCATACTGCTTCCAAGATGTTATGGGTTTGCTCTCTCCTTCATGACATGGATATTGATGCTCCTACTCCTATGCAAATAGTCAGTGACAACCAAGCTACTATAGTATTTTACATGAGCATCCCAAACATATCAAGGTTGACTATCACTTTATTTGAGATTTATTAATGTGGCAACAGATTTCCACTCCCTATGTTCTCTTAGATAATTATATGGGTGGCATTCTCACGAAGTCGTTAGCTTGTGCCTCATTGCAAACACCGTCTTTCAAACTAAGCACGTTTGATGTGTATGCTCCAGCTTGAGGGGGAACGTTAGAATTGCCcttgttatttttaatattagcATAAAGGTGTtcttttggttatatatatatatatatataggtaagaataattttattgaaaagaaacTACTACATGTATAAAAGACACAAAAAATTCTATAGAATTATAACAAAAAGAATTATCTACAGAAAGGTAATTACTCTATGAATGATGCAATGGAATCACCATTTCTAAGCCCCTTGCACGCAACCACCCATATAATGAACTAGTAAAAGTTGCCTCCCTATGCCTTCCAAATCTTCAAAAGTGTGCTGCTTTCCAAATATGCGCTAAGGCAAGGGACTAATTAACAAAGCACTAAAACTTTTATCAAAtgtctctcccccccccccccccgccccctCCTCAAACCTAATGCCtcatattttacaatttaattaCCATGATAAGCTACCacttgtcccaaaagtttaagctaatAAGAAAGCATTATTCTGTCAAAGACAAGCAGAGATTTGTAACTGAATGCATAAGACATATACCTGTGGAAGAGAAGTGCTTGATACCACCAACCCACAGCTGAAAAAATTGTAATGGTATCAGAAGACATCCTGGGTATGAAGAGCTATTTACCAATACATTTCAAACACTAACCTTTAGTTTTAAAGAATTATTTTGAACTCCAGTGAGCATAAATAAAGATGCGGGCCTGATTAATTTCATTGTCagtaaataagaaattaaaaacaaaaaacaaaaagaaaagaaagaaatatctaggagtgACAGCTGAGTGAGTCCGACAAGACAAAGCCAAATAGCCCCtgaataaaattttgggttttccctacaacatttttcttttttcttttttttgtaagtaacaTTGTTTTGGTTCTATGCTGAACGCCTTCAAGATATGCATACAGGCATACAAGTGAAAGATGGATAAAAAATTCATACAGGGTCACAAGACTAACAAAACATCTGTCATACTACGTGGACAATCACTAACTACATCTGGAAAGGTAAGAGCTTGTTCAAGCTTATGCAATTGAGGTCACAAATGCAAAAACACAtttaaaagaaagataaattattataaattattgaggATAACAAATTTAACATAATCTTCTTTATACTGTAATTTACCACCTCAAGCTGTAATAGGAAAATTGGGTAAGGACCAGACAAGTTTAGAGCTAGTCCTTTTGCCATCTTAGGTCTGTCCTAAATTTATCTGCGTGGTTGGATTAAACTGGTTCCTAAGCTGATGATCCTAGCTTGGCTtaatttcaactttcaagtatCAATGCAACTAAGTTTTGATGGCAATATGCCCAAGCCAAAACAACTTTACCCTTTTGAGTTGTAAAGACAAAATGCCCAATAAATTCAAAGTACATTCATTGAAAAAGGGGTAACACCTTTACTCCTCAAGCTAAATAACAAGTGCTTCAAGACAGTCACGATTTCCAAGAGAAAGTGAATACGGAGTTTATGAATCATAAAACCATGTAAAGCAATTGTAATTGAATTTGCAAACTAATGATAAACAAAAAGCTGATGAATGCAAACCTTAATGGAGAGCCATGACCACCCACAAGAGAATTTTGAACACAGGGAGGGCTGCATCAGCAGGACAAAACAGCACATAATAAGATCAATTATGCAGCTCTATACAGAAAAATACTGAGCAATATGCATTCAAAACAATaagagtaatatatatatatatatatatatatatatatatatatatatatatattccctgataagtgaaaatataaagaattcTTCTAGATTAGTTGAGAAGCGATCATTTAAATTGTTAGAAGAACATTGACGTGTAAAGGAAACACAATGGCCATTGACatcttatttttatgtatattcaAGTCAAAGTCATCAAGTGTTGTAACATTAACCCATCATCCactcttaaaattttcaaaaacacactTATTTTTACTGAGATTTAGCACAACACAATGATTTATTGGCAGCTTTATTCGATTGACCAGCATTGTCCCAGTTCTGTTTAGTGTCAAACGAAAAATATGTCCTAATTCAATATAAATCCACTATAGTGCACACATTAATTAGTTCTTTGATCATACTAGCAGCtcatttcaaatattttctcCTCCAAATCTAGTCATAAACCCTCTTTCTCCGATTCCATGCTTTTCATACACCAGTTTAGTAATTCATAATATAGACCATGTTCTTGCATTTCCTTCACAGCTCAGTCTATGAAAATGCCTATGGAGTATCACACTTTACTTGAACACAATTTGGTCTCCCTTCAACCTTTTTTGTTCCAACCCAAAACAACAAGCTTGATATGATACCAAAACTTTTACAataacaacaaccaagccttggtcccaaaattttggagtcgCCTATAAATCCTCAACAAATTAGTCAACATCAGCAGACCAACAGCGTATTCTTTTCCGTCATTCTATTCTATACGAAATCACACTCTCTGTTACCTCCTTAATTGATACCGAAACTCGCGGCAGCACAAAATTCACCAAATAAAATTTGCAGaacattataaaataaaaaaaaaaaattggccaaTTGTTGCTATAAGTCGAACTCAAAGCTTTCAACAGAGTAGTTATCAATATCAGTACACAAACAGATTCACAAGATTCTCATCATCTCAATAACAAGTTCGATCATATGCGATAATCCTCAACACCATTTCACCAATCCAAACcatccaaaatcaaaagaagaaagaaaataaatttcaagagagagagagggtgtgTACCGAGAGAGGGAtctagaggaagaagaagaagagagaaagcgAGCTCTTAAGAAAGAAGGAGCGTGAGAGTTAGAGATCTCTTTGACTGGACCTCGAAGCCGTGAAAGCGCCATTTTCCAATTTTACTtcactgtctctctctctctctcttcttcgtTTTCTCTTCAGAAAACGATCTAGCACGCCGTGGGAACCAAAAGCCGAACGGCAAATGAAGAAGAATTCTGAGTCGCTCGAACGAACAAAGGAAGTTGAAATGGAACGATCGTTCGTTAATGGCGAGCCGAGTGCGAGTGCGAATGCAGAAAGGTCCTCGTTGTCGTTCCACGActctttaacaattttttttttcctcttatttaaattaattttttattatttatattagtattttattttaggctGAGTAGTAGCAGCCTGGGCAAATTGCAAAGGGAAAAGTAGCACGCACTAGCAGTCTAGCTCTAGCACTCCATTTTGGTAGCTTGCGCCAGCCAACTACTACTTTCTCTTCTATTCACTATTTACTACCCTACCAACCTTGGACTGGAGTAGGGGAATCTCTTtcattagtattatttttattgattaataATTCTCTctctaatacttttttatttttcctaaaaaaattggtaggaataaaaattaaaaaaaaattcacaactttTGTCATGCCTTATAAATGAGGTGCAGTTAATGGAGGTAGAATGCTTTAACTGCTCATAACTCATCACGTGAGGTGTGGCAAAAATTATGGAAATTTTTGTGcctttaatattgttttttaatttttgggacAACACTACCCCCAAGTACTTATGATCCTGACTCCCTACAAAAATACTTGCACTCTCAACAGGAAGTATTTGTGTAAAAGGACATTTTGGAAAGATATTGGCTTTTAagtatttttactatcttttttTTGGTCTCAAAAAAGTAggaattttactatttttggtTATTCGTCAAATAATGAGTTTTAAATAAATCATGAATATTTGTGGGTTACTTTTTCTGTTTTGCAGTGCATGGGCCGAGTTGGGTTATGCATGAGAAGTGGAGCCCAATACTATTGCAATCTTTTCCCATTCGATAGGTACCACCAGCACATTTCCAAACTCGCAAGCTTAAAGGCCATGTCaaccattttaagaaaaagaatagaaaataacAAACTCAAGTGAAGTGAGTACGTTGGTATAAGAAGAAACCCAAAATGTTCTATCTATTCACGATAATtgcttaagatttttttaatataaataatgttaatttcttttgttGGAATTTCTGGGAGTGAGAGTCCGGGCCTTGCAGACACCACACCAGGCCTATAGTGCAAAGTCCAAGTCTGTTGGGCTAGGAGACTTTTTTTCAAGACCTAGTGAGAGTGAAGCTCCCATGAGTTTAAGCCCGAGGAAAGATTGATCCACTGGGAGGGGAATGATTTTGAGCGTGAACGTTATGAGTTGATGGGATTTTGACGGGCTTTCTTTCAGGACCAGTGATTGCTCCTTTTGTCATCAATTAGATCATCTCTAATGGGCTTCCTTGTTCTTAGTGTAAGTTTTGTTATTAGTTCATAGTTTTGGCCTTTTTATGGCCTGGGTCTTAAAGCCTGCAATAAATGGGTCATGAACATTAGCCCGTGTGAGTGTCTTCAGTCTTTTGCCTTTTCTTGACCTAGGCCTGTCCACAGGCTAGGTCGGTTCAATTTTGGACCCAACCTGCTGGTATCAGGTGGAAGGTGAAGGGACTCGAAATTGACCGATTTGGTTGGGGGTGAAGTTCACATGGAATCTGCAAAACGTTATCAGAAtcttcaaattttcattaaaaattgcTAGGATTTTGTCGGATTTGAATAAATCAAACGAGGTCTAGTAGAGAGCTCATTAGATCTAGCCGGATTTCTTGTATAACATTGGTCTGGTCGGGTGGCTTTGGTTTTGGAGAAGGAAATCCGCCATTAGACCTGCCGGTGTCAGTTCTTGGAATCGGATACCGACTGTCGACCAATTGAAACTTTGGTTCAGGCTAGAATTGGGTCAACGTCAAGTAGTTTGGTCAAGTTTTTAGGCTCCGGTCTAATGTGAACATCCCTATGGGGGTGGTGTGGGTCGCAGCATGAAGGGTGTGATCAAGAGTAAGGTCTCCAACCTCCACTATGTATATCACCCTAATATTGTGTAGCTAGGTCTGGACCTCGACCAATGTACTTTTTGCCACTCTCATGGTATCAATTTATCTACTACCATGACCTTAATCCCAAACCTCTGGCTTGATGAGAAAAGTTATTTCAGGGTCTCGGATTTTGGTGATTGCCTTGTGCCCTTTTCAGACTAGGTATGCTCTTTTGTTTTATGATGTGGGTGGTAATTATGGATTGCAATGACAAAAGAGagctaaataaaaattgtaagaaaataatattttaacaatgtaaaaaattaaaaataaaaagaattggaTATGTGGTGTAATGTATTTGAAAGTGAGAGTAactaaatatgaaatataacttttttgtttcattttatttttaaaaattagggtaaattataaattacccCCTAAAGTTtaaggtgtttggattttattttacaCACCAAGTTATGAAACTTTGggatttaaaattcaaatattcccAAATTTTAAGgcgtaaaatctaaattctaaaatttcagagtgtaaaattcaaacaccctaAACTTTATGAGTGCATTTTTTAGggatgtaatttgcaatttacaaaaaaaaaaaactatgctaGTGCTAAATTGCTAATACTCTTAGAGAATTAGTATTGGTGGAGACAAATTattaaaatgctaaatttatcaACCAAATATAAGAAAAGTGGGTTGCATTAatggaggaaaaataaaaaaaaatttcctgtTGAGCCACCGTGAACATCCATCTTTGTGTGTGCACAATTGCTTAGATGttaaaggaatatatatatatatatatatatatatatatatatatatatatatatatatatatataaatgatatgtccacaacattttcacaatatttttacaacaaatcctaagtggtaggatgttactggttgttattgttggggcaaaaaagtaatcttagtgttaggttcaaatttgaatcaataacaactaaccacttatgatttgttgtaaaaatgttgtggacgtagcacctcatatatatatatatatatatatatatatatatatatgctcaGATTATGATTATTGTAGTGGATCTCCATCACTTTCTACCAAACCCTGAGGAAGCTCACCGGGAAGTATGCCAGC from Castanea sativa cultivar Marrone di Chiusa Pesio chromosome 11, ASM4071231v1 harbors:
- the LOC142617245 gene encoding dihydrolipoyllysine-residue acetyltransferase component 1 of pyruvate dehydrogenase complex, mitochondrial isoform X1, with amino-acid sequence MALSRLRGPVKEISNSHAPSFLRARFLSSSSSSRSLSRPPCVQNSLVGGHGSPLRPASLFMLTGVQNNSLKLKLWVGGIKHFSSTDSSHTVLQMPAMSPTMSQGNIAKWRKKEGDRIEVGDVLCEIETDKATLELESLEEGFLAKILVPDGSKDVPVGQPIAITVEDQDDIQNIPATVAGGSEIKEETINQNVKNENNVQEKSSIKTSASALPPHILVGMPALSPTMNQGNIAKWLKKEGDKINVGDVICEIETDKATLEFECLEEGYLAKILAPEGSKDVAVGQPIAITVEDPADIETVNNSVSSGSEIKEAKPMHHDDGNEAKAQKTGVARISPSAKLLITEYGLDSSSLKASGSHGTLLKGDVLAAIKSGKGSSSKEKTLPSPQKASPTVSTDSRSHIKQSDSFEDLPNSQIRKVIARRLLESKQNTPHLYLSSDVILDPLLSLRKELKEKHDVKVSVNDIVIKAVAVALRNVPEANAYWNAEKGEVILCDSVDISIAVATEKGLMTPIVRNADQKTLSSISLEIKELAEKARAGKLSPNEFQGGTFSISNLGMFPVDQFCAIINPPQAGILAVGRGNKVVEVVIGSDGVERPAVVTKMNLTLSADHRVFDGKVGGAFLSALGSNFSDVRRLLL
- the LOC142617245 gene encoding dihydrolipoyllysine-residue acetyltransferase component 1 of pyruvate dehydrogenase complex, mitochondrial isoform X2 codes for the protein MALSRLRGPVKEISNSHAPSFLRARFLSSSSSSRSLSRPPCVQNSLVGGHGSPLSSSYPGCLLIPLQFFQLWVGGIKHFSSTDSSHTVLQMPAMSPTMSQGNIAKWRKKEGDRIEVGDVLCEIETDKATLELESLEEGFLAKILVPDGSKDVPVGQPIAITVEDQDDIQNIPATVAGGSEIKEETINQNVKNENNVQEKSSIKTSASALPPHILVGMPALSPTMNQGNIAKWLKKEGDKINVGDVICEIETDKATLEFECLEEGYLAKILAPEGSKDVAVGQPIAITVEDPADIETVNNSVSSGSEIKEAKPMHHDDGNEAKAQKTGVARISPSAKLLITEYGLDSSSLKASGSHGTLLKGDVLAAIKSGKGSSSKEKTLPSPQKASPTVSTDSRSHIKQSDSFEDLPNSQIRKVIARRLLESKQNTPHLYLSSDVILDPLLSLRKELKEKHDVKVSVNDIVIKAVAVALRNVPEANAYWNAEKGEVILCDSVDISIAVATEKGLMTPIVRNADQKTLSSISLEIKELAEKARAGKLSPNEFQGGTFSISNLGMFPVDQFCAIINPPQAGILAVGRGNKVVEVVIGSDGVERPAVVTKMNLTLSADHRVFDGKVGGAFLSALGSNFSDVRRLLL